A window from Montipora capricornis isolate CH-2021 chromosome 7, ASM3666992v2, whole genome shotgun sequence encodes these proteins:
- the LOC138055365 gene encoding uncharacterized protein — translation MSDKQGESSAEFWHKNLHTIPKFTNAFIEKFASDHLPIKATLTRGYKFFHESYIHDVEVRLAMNDDERVTIRAKCYRSMKKNEEPHNLLVVFKREREPCVDSFRCSCAAGQGLCHHIIGLMYTLAHYQMLGMKSVPPVISKTSRPQTWHIPNRADGVKPRPVMDVTVQKLRNPTQQSAQVKKKRKVSGVTSTVYKPFEEPLWSLDLPTILSPIFEGLNPKPGFLRVWPDDDEDVLLTESNYGLVPKGSVLSYQQSLPSKKTAAATNLSLPVPDFQLPVFTHPPTVLSEKQQLHYDSLTVTMEQALEYEEQTREQSASKDWNRLRKHRLTASNFKQICSRRKDHETLSARLLNSKVVQTAAMKYGIEHEEEAAQQYVQQFGRNVFPVGLVINPSLPHLGCSPDRRVYDATENHSWGLLEIKCSMSDYLSDLKYLKVNERSGTYSLRKTHAYYHQAMGCIGLTGSAWEDFFVYCRKEFHCERIYYDADYFSEMLEKLNMFYFNFHLSSVQ, via the exons ATGTCGGACAAGCAAGGTGAAAGTTCTGCTGAGTTTTGGCACAAAAATCTTCATACCATACCCAAATTTACGAACgcttttattgaaaaatttgCGTCAGACCATCTTCCGATTAAGGCAACGCTGACAAGAGGATACAAATTCTTCCACGAGTCTTACATTCACGATGTCGAAG TTAGACTTGCTATGAATGATGATGAGAGAGTCACGATTCGTGCGAAGTGCTACAGAAGCATGAAGAAAAATGAAGAGCCGCACAATCTTCTTGTCGTGTTCAAACGTGAAAGAGAGCCTTGCGTCGATTCGTTTCGTTGCAGTTGTGCTGCTGGCCAGGGGCTTTGCCATCATATCATCGGCTTAATGTACACGCTGGCGCATTACCAGATGCTAGGAATGAAAAGTGTGCCACCAGTTATATCTAAAACATCGAGACCTCAG ACTTGGCATATCCCTAACCGAGCAGATGGTGTCAAGCCTCGCCCAGTTATGGATGTCACTGTACAAAAATTAAGGAATCCCACCCAGCAGTCAGCCCAagtaaaaaagaaacgaaaagtcTCTGGTGTGACAAGTACTGTTTATAAGCCTTTTGAAGAACCACTCTGGTCCCTTGATTTACCAACGATCCTAAGTCCAATATTTGAGGGGCTTAATCCTAAGCCTGGTTTTCTGAGAGTATGGCCAGATGATGACGAAGATGTCCTATTAACAGAGAGCAACTATGGGCTAGTTCCCAAAGGATCTGTTTTATCCTACCAACAGTCCCTTCCAAGTAAAAAGACTGCAGCTGCAACAAACCTCAGTCTTCCTGTGCCTGACTTTCAGCTTCCAGTTTTTACCCACCCTCCAACTGTACTGTCTGAGAAACAACAACTGCACTATGATTCCCTGACTGTCACCATGGAACAGGCCCTAGAATATGAAGAGCAGACCAGAGAACAATCTGCTTCTAAGGACTGGAACCGACTACGAAAGCATCGTCTAACAGCCTCAAACTTCAAGCAAATCTGCTCCAGGAGAAAGGATCACGAAACACTTTCAGCCAGGCTTCTGAACAGCAAAGTTGTGCAAACAGCAGCAATGAAGTATGGCATAGAGCATGAGGAAGAAGCAGCTCAACAATATGTCCAGCAGTTTGGTAGAAATGTTTTTCCAGTGGGCTTAGTGATAAACCCTTCCCTCCCACACCTAGGCTGTAGCCCAGATAGAAGGGTTTATGATGCAACAGAAAATCATTCATGGGGTctgttggaaattaaatgttCCATGTCTGACTATTTGTCAGACCTTAAGTATCTAAAGGTAAATGAAAGAAGTGGTACCTATAGTTTAAGAAAGACCCATGCTTATTATCACCAAGCCATGGGTTGTATAGGACTAACAGGTAGTGCATGGgaggatttttttgtttattgtcGCAAAGAGTTTCATTGTGAGAGAATTTACTATGATGCTGATTATTTTTCTGAAATGCTTGAAAAACTCAACATGTTTTATTTCAACTTTCATTTGTCTTCTGTACAGTGA